A region of the Lycium barbarum isolate Lr01 chromosome 1, ASM1917538v2, whole genome shotgun sequence genome:
catactacaactttcattaggggtactttcccaaattcccaactaatcaaggatttatggctgcccgaagtaggcctatcaaccattttcgcaaaacgttcaaaccttcggtttttccactaaaactttaatgatatgagtctaaacatagttccaagatacggggtgttacaccaaCCTTTGCGAGCGACCTATTACCGCCCTGACCTTATTTTTCCTatatttttgtaccctttttcggctgacgtggcacaaaaaaattttgatgcccagttgcacagtggagagttgcacactctccgccacattggcgcCACGTCAGTTCCACATAACTGCCacgtcgtcttcttcttcttcttcttcttcttcttcatcatttcaagaaatcaatcaacccattttctttcattaacacacacacattcaatttcatcatcaatcatataaagcttattttcaaaaaatcaaccaacccatattcttcctccattaacacatacaatcaacccattttcttcctccattaacacatacacacattcaatttcatcatcaatcataaatatcttttcaagaaatcaaccaacccattttCTTGCTAAAAGAGACAAAGGTAAAGTGAAGAAAAATTTCCATAGAAGaacattttttaatttaaaataggTATTCCACTTTTCGATCAAGCTCAACAAAACATTCAAAATATCCTGAAATTTTTTATCCTATCTGTTATATTCAAAATCCAAAATTAAAAGAGAgagaaataatttaaaataatatcATTGTGTTGGCCGGCTTTATTTGAACTCAGGCTTTTTAAAATTCCTTCACATTAGCTGCCCGATAGACTGAACATATTTTTGAAATGCCAATTTAATTACATAAATATAGTGCAAAACATAAAACGAACTTTTGGCTTTTTTATGTAGTGGGACACAACGTTTTTATCAATTGTGCCAACAATGAACTACCCTTCATTGtttatttcttcaaaataaacaatgaagaaattgcaccaactgcccttcaaatggactggttgcccttcaatgtgtgtgttaatggaggaagaaaatgggttgaatgtgtgtgttaatggaggaagaaaatgggttggttgatttattgaaaagatatttatgattgatgatgaaattgaatgtgagcGAGGAAGAATATgagttggttgatttcttgagaATTAgctttttatgattgatgatgaaattgaatgtgtgtgtgttaatggaggaaaatgggttgattaatttcttgaaatgaagaagaagaagaagaagaagaagacgtggCACTAACGTGCTGCCAATGTGgcagagagtgtgcaacactctccactgtgcaattGAACATCAATTTTTTTTGTGCCACGTCAGCAGAAAaggggtacaaaaatacagaaaaaataaggtcatgggggtaataggtcgcccgcaaaggggtcataattaatccgagtatacgttgcgggggtatttatgtatttttcCATTATTAAGCCTACATTAAGATAGAATTTGAATGACAGGATAATTCTTTACGTGTTTATAATAAATTCAtaaggaaaaatatattttaaataataatattttctcaaaatactcatatatatatatgagtatgcTTTATGGGGTCCACTATAATCTTTTACATGACATCATTATTTTTAGTGGCATAAAAAAAGCCCCTAAAATTCTCAAAATTTATCAAAATGTTTGAGGATTTACAAAGTCATAAAAACTTCAATTGGGGGTAAAGAGATAAAATAAATTCATTCGAGGACTACAAAAAATTGGTATTATCAAAATCCATGTGGAGtggtctcaaaaaaaaaaaaaatgaatgagagcaaaaaaagaaaaatgagaatATGCAAGAAAAAGTCAATAAGAAAAGCCAACATGTAAGCATCAGTGTTGTGAggatgtgaggactacaaaaactCACTATCCtcacttatatatagtagtaatttctcttagaccacaagttttaaaggtcttcctttatttttttaactTCATAACCACTCAAACATCTTcatataaaatgggacggagAGATTAATAATTTCTTAGGATATACAGCACCTTATACACACACCAGACCACAAACTTCTTTCTAGGCAAGCTAGGCAAATGCTGAGAATTGAAAGAATTTATTTGTGACTTCAATAGCCTCCATTTAATTTAATGATCTAGATGTATAGGAATCTATAAATCACATGTTTTTTATTAGATCAGTTTGTAGCTTATCTATTGATTCAGGCAGGTTCCTAATATGGTCTAAATATTATATGTGCTTAGACATGTTACTTGCTGTATGCCTGTATTCTCCACACCAATTACTTTTTTGTTGGAGCACTTAGAATAGCAGAATACAATAGCACGATAGTCTCATCACTTGAATAAACATAAAAACTAGCATGGCTTGATCCCCAAATGATGCATAGGAAATTGAATTGACCAATTAAGTTCTATTAATCACACATTAACAATACTAAGCTTTATTAATTCCACTTGTAAATTTCCTGATTCTAAAGAAGCTACTCCCTCTGTGTCAAttaattatgtgtttaatttccTTATTTAAtccgtttaaaaaaaaatgacacttttatatttagtaactttGTAATTTCAACATCCCAAATGATACGTTTAAGACTACCAGATTCGACGGCATTTTGGAACATCATacacatctttagtttaagatcacaagatttaaaagtctaCTTTCTTAAAAACCGCTAAGACACAtgtaatgaaaaatgaaatggagAGTATAATAAAATAGATGATTTGGTGTGTATATATAGGTCCTGAGTGGATGAAAGTTCGTCAAAAGCCATTAGAATTTGTATAAAGTCGAAATGAAGGGCCTGGAAAGTGCTTGACTCTTCATTTTGACACAAAAACGTGTTGACTGGACAAATTGATAGAAGCATGCAATTCCATGTTTTCGTATGGAAGTgtttctttccctttttatgGAGTATTAATGAATTTAAGATTGCTTCTGCATTAATTGCCTGGAAACTGCAGGATATGGACTATTCCAATGGTCAAAAAATACAATTCAAAGTATAGAATTTTCCAACTTTATTAAGCAGTATCTAGCTTTATAAGCACCCAAAAAACCATAGAGCTAGCAAATCCCACATCAAATATATATCCAACAATAACTAGAAGTGCCACCaaggaaaagaaaatgagagAAGAAACAACCACCAGTATGATGGATTTACCACTCTTAATAATGGAAAACATTCTCTCAAGACTATCACCTAAAACAATCTTCATTTGCAGGACTGTTTGCAAGTCTTGGTTAAACCTAATCTCACTGCCTGAGTTTTGCAAACTTCAACTCTCAAGATCCCCTGCCAACCTTATCATCTGCCTTTCTCATATTTCCATGAGACTCCCCTCACCAAGTGTCTTCAAATTTGTCAATTTGGAAGATACACCTTACCATCATATTCTCACTTATGAACCAAATCTTGACCTTGATATCAAACCCCACTTTCCAGATGCTGATTTCACTCCAGTTGGCTCAATCCATGGTTTAATCTGCCTATTTCACATGCCGCGTTATAGTGGTCTTGACACTGTTTATGTTTTCAATCCAACAACTCGAGAATATATCACTCTTCCTGAGGTTAAAGGGCTAAGAGAGTACCCAAATTTAGTCACTTATGGCTTCGGGTTTGATCCCCAGAGGATGGAGTACAAGGTGGTACGAATTTATCAAGTAGAAACTCGCGATCCTGAAAGAGGGACATGTTATTACACGTCCGAAGTTCAAGTGTACACTCTTGGCCAGACAGGGTCTTGGAGAAGTATAGGCTATGTCAAGCGATGTTTTGGATGTCatagttcaggggtatatttgaaaggAAAGCTTCATTGGTTGGTTGGAGATGGGGACGGAAATGAGTCAATTTGTTTCATTGATATGCATGAAGAAGAGTCAGGCCAATGGATTTCAGATAGACAGGATGCTGAGGTATGTCACACCTTTTCCACGGCTCCTGGATTTAACAAGGAAAACTGCCCAAATCTTCGAAGTTTGGGAGTGTTCGGAGATCATCTTTGTGTATGTGACAATAACGCAGAAAGTCAGGTTAATGTATGGATGATGAAGGAATATGGAGTGACAAGTTCTTGGAGCAAAGAAGTTGTGATAAACATAACCCCAGAATACAATTGGATTTGCTACCAAATGATACAAGTCTTGAAAGTTTTCCAAGATGGAGAGATCTTGTTTCAGTGGTGGGAAGACTACTTGTTTACATATCATCCTGAGAAGAAAATTTTGACAAAAATTGAGAATTTTAGTGGTAATTTCTGGGCTTCTACACACATCTCAAGCTTACTTTCACTCAAGAATTTTGGCAAGGAAATTGTCCACAATTTGTAATTCCTACTAGCAGCTTTGATAGAATGATGATTAGATAATTAATAAATTAATGATACTCCTGTTGTAACAAGtggtgtaacatttttttttttgggggggtcaTTGACAAATATAGTTAAAAATTTGAAATTAGCAAGAAATCAAGTAGATAAAACTCAATGATTTTCTTAAGGTACTGCGCTGATGGCTTTTGCTCAATCATGGGTTTGCTTTCTTTTACTTGTGTTTACCCATCAGTGTTGATTTGACCAATACAGTAAAAGCTTGCTTGTTAAGATTCTTTTTCTGGGGATGGTGGCGAAAAAGGAGGTAGAGGGAAAGGAGACGTGGGAATGGCAGATCGAAGGAGCTGGTGGCATGGGGCAGAATAAGGTAGGAGATGGGGACAAaagttttaaggaaaaaaaaacgaGCCTCTCACGCGCCCAGATTGGATGTATTACATTCACGGTGCTCAGCGAAAAGTGTCTAAATAGCACAGTCCCATACTTtaggtgtctaaatggaacaaaaTTTTAGTTAAGGTGTCTTAAGTGAAAGATGTTGTCAAGCACAGTGTCTTCCGATGAGTTCAGCCTTTGAAGAAAGTATACTATATAAAATGGGAGGACGGAGTACTATAAACACCCATGTTATCCCACTATTAACTGCAAATCCAACAGTCTAAATCAACCTTCTTCGCtgctattctgtatcacccttgTGATCCTTGAATTTACAAATTTGTTTATCTACACAATGAGGGAGAGAAAGCACAATCTTCATATAGGCTGATACACATACAATCAAACAGACATGCCACTGATTCACAAGTACCTGCGGAAAGGAAAAGCAGAAGGAAGATGCGCCAATATCTTCTGCTTAAGGTCAAAACCTCCAACAAAATAGTGACATCCAATTAGAGAGAAAATCACAAGTGGATATTAAACCAGACACAACATTTTCAATCAGGATGATGTTTCAGTAAATTCAGAAAATATTATTAACGAACCAGGCATAGCAACATTGTCGCCAAACGGAAACAAGAAAAGCAACCACACCAGGCTAAAGCTAAAGCCCAAACTGAAAGCTATTTAATGCTCTAATTCAGTAGGTTCAAGCACATCATCTTCAGACATGGAAACTCCAGGGACAACATTATTGTGGTGGAGACGCAATAACATGATGATCTAGCCCGAAGCAGTTTTCTTTTGCTGAAAGATGACTGCATAAACTGGGACTATAACACCAATGGCGACTGCAGACCAGACACCAACAGTCATCTTCAGCTTCTGGTGTGACATCCTGTCCAAGTTGTACATGTGCTTTGCGTGAAGGTAAAAAGGTTCATCATGTCCATGACCTCCCATTCTCTTAACACCTGTTGAGTGGAACTCTCTCTTCACTGGCCAAACAATAGATTTCAATTATCAGCAAGGTCAGACTTACAAAACAAAAGCATCAACAGCGGCATCCAAGCTTTGATTTAAATGAActcatcattaaaaaaaaaaaaaaacaataagatGAAATTTCAAAACATGAATAATTAACTAAAAGAAATAAGTATTAAAGAATGTTTGAAGTGTAGCGattaaaaaaaagaatatttgaAGTGTGCAAAAAGAAAGAAGTTAACATAATCAATATTTGGAAAAGCCATTCAGGCAGGCCATAGCAAAACAAACTTTCAATTGCCACACTGTTCCAATGAAAAGATTGTCAAACTGATGAAGACATGCTCATTTGATAAAGGAGGGGCTACCAGTAGGGCGTATACCAATGGGGAAGTTCCTCAAATTTTTAGAAGATTAACTAGTTAGTTTTAGAGTTTCTAATTGAATTGTTAAAAGATGCCCTACATTGCTCTCCCTCTTTGACATCAGTATATATTCATCAACTTGAAGCATATATAAGTTTTTCGCACAGACCTAAAGATATGTCCCTACATCACCAACAGATACAGAGTGTTATTCTTAATCTTTTTTGATTATCACAAACTTCACATATCTCAACCTTAGATACCACTTATAAGAGAGGGTGCTTCCACAAAAAGAACAATGCTCAGAAGTTCAACCAAACCATTTTGGCTATTTCATGCATCCAGGTTCACACTTCACAATGCTAGGTCAGTATCGTGATTTATGGGGTTAATAAAAGTCATCAGGTTGAGTAAACCTATTATGTAAAAACATTTTCTTGACAAGTTTAAGAGATGAAGCAACTTGATAATGCCAAGCATATCTCAGAAGGTGCAGGTCCAAACACCAAAAGAGTATTGAGATTTTGCTGCATTGGATATGGAGAATTTTGCTGATTGGTAACCTAAATTTGCATCAGATTAACGCAACttttactttttttatttattttttatttttttaataattgaGAAATGGTCTGTGGGTTTGATGGACCAAACCCAATCAGCACACATGTTCGAACTTGGAGGAGTATAGGCCCACTCCTCCACACTGTTACTGCTTAAACCTCTTGCTAGCGGCAGGATTAAAACTGGTGATGTGCACCATCCCACACATCACCCCGAGGGCCAGATAAATGCAAAATACTGATGAACCGCCTTTAGAATTTTTGGAAGCAAATAAACGGAAAGGTAATCCCATGGGCCAAGCAAGATATCATAAAGTTCATATGGTCTAATAAGATATATACACCCCGTTCTAGAATCCATAGCCAGGTTGAGGGACTACTCTTGACCAAAATTAAGTCAAAACCCTTACCTTGGAGGTAGCTGCATTCAAGCAGAAAACAACAATAGTTATATGCACCAGGCCTCAACTTGGAATGTCAATGATAACACTCATACTTTTGTCCTTGCCAATACAGAACATACAATCATCTCAAAGAGACCAAAGTTAGAGCTATCAGAAGTTGATTTTTTGGATAAGTTGGAAGAAGAGGTGGTTACAGAGAAAAAAGAGAAGATAAAATCCACTTGTATTTGGCATGAAACTTTTTTATTGATAAGGATTTAGCATGAAACTTTTTTGATGAAATAAGATGTTGTATTAGGAAGGCATCAAGTAGATGCATGTTACATCCACAAAAGAATCATGGTTAACTCCTGAGAACAAAAACTTCAATTCTAAATCAGGGAGTTAACCAGAAAGCAAAAATATGGTCTCTAAGCCATATTGATGGAGCTAATGAAGTCTAAAAGAGGTAATATGTCATTTACACGGGATAGATTGCTCCAACTGAAAAGATTAAAAAGACAGAGAGATTTTAGACTACTGCTTGGAGTTGAGATACCATCAAAACATCTGCggttcctttccttccaaatacTCCAAAAGATAGATAATATAAGAAAGCTTCTTCTACTGAGGTGCCTATGTGCTATAGCAGCAAATAAGCCAAGAAATAGAAATACTAAGGAGTATGCACTCACATGGAGCACCTTGTTTAATACCCTTAAAGTTACTTGTCACTAAATTCTACAGAAGTTTAAAGAGTGCTCCAACATAAACTGCTGAGTTATCCATGATGTCATATACCAACAGTTACTGTGCATGTGACGCGGATAGATAGGACCCCATGCCCAGATCTAAATACTATAAAGATAGGCCACTTGGGTTCGACTATAGAAGTCATGACCTCGAGAGTTTCAACTCATATTTTAGTCCAACATATTACTTTAGAAGGGAATCAGAATTAGCGCTCATTGCAGCACTGTGAAAACAGCAATCTTGCATTGTCCAGGAGGAGCAGACAGCATTGAGGGTAAAGTATAAGCTCAATATGTACCACGAGACCAGACGCAAAGATTTGCTATCAAATAGTAAAAAGAGTCACTTATTTAAAGGATGGGTTGATGGGTCAGAAGCCCACACTACCCCTCCTCTTGATCGGATTCGCTGTATTCAGGCCATTTCTCCAAAATGAATCTTTTGTCTTCAGTTACAAATTTGAGATTCTCACTTAGACAAATTTGAGATTCAGTTACCTTTGTAGTTACTTGTCCTTCGATTTCTTGTTGCTATCTGCTATCTCCGGTACATCGATTATTATACTAGTTTGCTGCATTTACTGTTACTTTTCTTCATAGTGCTTATCTATACTATTTTGCCATGacttctttattttcttgaatCCTTATCTAACTTTATTGTCctgctttctcttgagccgagggtctttcggaaacaacttCCTTGCCTtccaagataggggtaaggtctgcgtatactctaccctccccagaccccacttgtgggattacactgggtacaTTGTTGTTGTACTTAGACTAGAAGCACTCCAAAATCTCACACTTCTAACCAACCTAAAAAGACTCACATCACTTAATGTAAGTgtaacaaaaacaacaaaatagAAATGAACAAAGGACGGGAAGAGGTGGACAGACATTCCTAAGAACATTGAACTAAAATCCTTTTATTAGGTTGATATATCCAACCATATGAAATGATTATTTATTCTGTTCATCATGCTAAGCAAATGTATAACATATTGAACCTAAGTGTACAATAGTGGTCATTcatatgaataaaaaaaaaaccacCCAAATACATACGGTATATGGTCTGTATAGTCAAACAGATCCACAATAAATCAAGAAAATGTCAGATTACACAGAATCCAGAAAATGGGTAGATCTAAAAAGCAATAAATACCCATCAACATACAGAAATCACAAAAAAATCAACCCAAAAAAAATGGATATGGATCAGCTATGAATCAATCCCAAACTAGCTGGGCTCATTTcattcttttaaaaaataaaaaaaaaatgtgaagaaTTACATAAAGTTTAGAAGAGATAAAAAGCTGACCGGTTTTGGAGAGAATTGATGCACACGAACGCAAGCCGTTGTTCAACGCCATCGCCGATTCTCTGCCTTTGTTTTTCCGGATTTCAATAACGAGGGTTAAACTAATGATAATGGAGACCTTTTGGTACCATTTTATACTAGTAAGTTTTATGACGGGCTACTATTGAATATACTTTTATTAGTAGTAATGTTTGATTTGTTAAACTAGAAATGACATATGACATATGAAATATAATATATAATACTCTTcgatttatgtgaatctatttgatTGGgtacgaaatttaaaaaaaagacttttaaaattatgattttaaatgagtcacatatattttgtgtggttataaattatTGTATAAAGATAAagtattttcaaatatagaaagaggtcattcttttttaCACGGATTAATAGGAAAATAAgttcaaataaattaaaatagagggagtatatatttgaATTTTATAATAGATGAATTTGAATCAGTTTTAATCTTTAATTATAACATTAATCTTCTTAAAGCACTTCAGGATGGAAAATCCTGTCCAACACAAGCTCCACCCAAAAGGCAAATTCCCAGTGAAATTCAAACATGCTACCTCTATTATGAAAGTTTCATGCTCAACAATTGTGCCACCCCTGCTGTCTCTCAGACCCAACTTATGAAATTATATTGAGTATGTTATTattatagtactccctccgttcatttttacttgtccactatttcaAAAGTAGATTTTCATTTTACTTATCCACTTTCGCATattaagagaaaaataatttatttttcctgttttacTCTTAGCATTAATTATTCATtctaaatcatttttcaaatctattaaggctatacaccaattaatattagtatcattataaAATATACATTTCATTTATTACttcttaaggagtgtgcaaagtccatagtgaacaagtaaaaatgaaatcaACGAGGGAGTAGTTCTTAAAGCACTTAGGAGAAGAGCTTTGGAGAAAAATATCTGTCATTTTGTTGCTTTATACAGGCATTAgtcgtattgttgttgttgactaGTAGTAGTAGTATTCCAGGATTACCTCTGTATTCCAGGATTGTTATTCCACGTTGAGTGTGTTAAGACTACAATATCGCAACCTGTGTTACAAGTAATTCCAGAATTATTATTTCATATCAAGTGTAATATAAAGACAATATCACAATtgtacttctaccaaattccaataCCCTATTTGCAATCGATGCCAGCAAAAAAAACTAACTGTGCACCTTAATTCCACCTTTTATAGTGCAAACTTTCCGCACacagaaaataattttattttgttCACACAAAATTCTAACGATACTTCAATGCCGAGGTACAACAATCAAAAAGAAAACATTGCACAGCTCTACAATAACCTTAAAACAAAATCAGCAGAGAACAAAACATCATGAAAGATAAAATTCTGCCAGATACTTAAAATCTTGAGAAGCTCCTCATAATGAAATCCTCAGAGGGAAAAAGTGGCCTAAAAAACACAAACTATATCAAACAAGATGGATGACATTCTTCTGAACACGTAACTCAGTAACTTTTCTGCCTTGCATGGTCATCCAGTTTAATGAAGCATTTTCAATTCCCCTTATGGCCGAAAAGATCTCAAGAAATTTATCACACAAGAAATGTGGTGACACGATTCTAGAAATCGTTGCCGGAAGAAGCACTGTTTGATCTATGAGCTTCAGTAGGTTCATTGCTAGTTTTGCTGATAATACCCCTGCCAAAATAATCAGC
Encoded here:
- the LOC132644213 gene encoding F-box/kelch-repeat protein At3g06240-like, coding for MREETTTSMMDLPLLIMENILSRLSPKTIFICRTVCKSWLNLISLPEFCKLQLSRSPANLIICLSHISMRLPSPSVFKFVNLEDTPYHHILTYEPNLDLDIKPHFPDADFTPVGSIHGLICLFHMPRYSGLDTVYVFNPTTREYITLPEVKGLREYPNLVTYGFGFDPQRMEYKVVRIYQVETRDPERGTCYYTSEVQVYTLGQTGSWRSIGYVKRCFGCHSSGVYLKGKLHWLVGDGDGNESICFIDMHEEESGQWISDRQDAEVCHTFSTAPGFNKENCPNLRSLGVFGDHLCVCDNNAESQVNVWMMKEYGVTSSWSKEVVINITPEYNWICYQMIQVLKVFQDGEILFQWWEDYLFTYHPEKKILTKIENFSGNFWASTHISSLLSLKNFGKEIVHNL
- the LOC132644218 gene encoding uncharacterized protein LOC132644218 produces the protein MALNNGLRSCASILSKTVKREFHSTGVKRMGGHGHDEPFYLHAKHMYNLDRMSHQKLKMTVGVWSAVAIGVIVPVYAVIFQQKKTASG